The DNA sequence AAAATTTATATAATTATTGCTTGGACTATTTTTTAGCCCTTCTTATATTTGTTCCTGCATTTATAATTAACTTATTATTTCAATACCTAACTATAACAGCAGGAAAGCCAAATATAGGATTGATATTAACTATAATTGGTGGGCTTACAAATATGATACTTGATTATATTTTTATAGTACCTATGGATATGGGAATAGCAGGAGCTGCACTTGCTACAGGTATGGGGAATTTAATACCATCTATACTAGGAACGATATATTTTATAAAAAAAAGATCAATTCTTTATTTTGTAAAACCTAAGCTGGATTTAAAAGTTATATTAAATTCTTGTGCAAATGGTTCATCTGAAATGGTAACAAATTTATCAACAGGAGTTACTACTATGCTATTTAATATAGTAATGATGAAACTTTTAGGATCTGATGGAGTAGCTGCTATAACTATAGTTTTATATGGTCAATTTTTAATTACTTCTGCATATATAGGATTTTCTTCTGGAGTAGCTCCAATTATAAGTTATAATTATGGTAATAGGAATAAATTTGAACTTAAAAAATTAATTAAGTACAGTACTAGATTTATTGCTATGAGTTCAGTGATACTTTTTTTAATATCGATGTTTTTTGCACCAAATATAGTTGGAATATTTTCACCTAAAGGAACAAAGGTATTTGAAATTGGGTATAAAGGATTTATGATATTTTCAATTAGTTTTTTAGTAACAGGAGTAAATATATTCGCATCAGCTATGTTTACAGCTTTTTCAAATGGGAAAATATCAGCTACCATATCATTTTTAAGAACATTTATATTTATAGTATCTGGAATACTGATACTACCTATGTTTTTAGACGTTAATGGAGTATGGCTATCTGTTCCTATAGCAGAAATATTATCGATGATAATATCTATAGTATTTATACTTAAGTATAAAGATATTTATGGGTATGGAAAAGAAACTGAAACTCAAAAAACTGATAAAAAAAATCCGTATAAAGACATAAAGGAGTTTTAGATATGAAAATCAAAATACAAGAACCTAAGATAAGTAATAATTTAGTAGAATCTTATGATGTAATTGATGAGATTTTTGAGGAAGAACGTTTAGAAGAAAAAATAATTGAAAATACTACTATATCTGGAGTGTATGAAGTAAGATTAACTTTAAATTCTTGTGTATTTAAAAATGTAGTATTTGAAAATTGTGATTTTAGAAAACTTGATGCAACTGATGTAATTTTTGAAAATTGCAATATGTCTAATATAAATTTTGCAGATAGTGGGATGTATAGGGTTAAATTTGTTAATTGTAAGTTAACAGGTACTAGATTTGAAGACTCTATATTAAAAGACGTAATTTTTTATGAGTGTTTAGGAAGATATTCTAATTTTTCTTTTGCAAAGTTTAAGGGAGTGACAATAGAAAACTCAGATTTTCAAAGTGCAGTTTTTCAAGAGGTGGAAAATTACAGATTAAACTTAGATTTTTCAGAGTTATCAAAATGTACATTTAGTGGGACTTCCTTAAAAGGGGTTGATTTTACAACTTGCAACATAGAAAATTGCGAATATAAAGTTCTAGATGTAGCGGGTGGAACTTTTTCTATCGCACAAGCTTTAGAATTATCTAAGCTTTTAAGAATAACAATAAAGTGATAATATGAAACTATCTTAAAATTAGTAAAGTAGGATACTTTTTTAAGATAGTTTTTTTATGTATTTAAAAGAATTTTTAAAAAAAATTTGGTAAAACTAGGAACAAAATGAAAATTGAAAGGACTTGAAAGCATGAATCAATCAGTTGTTTTCAGTAATTATTTTTGTGCAATATTTATGCTAATAAGCACAGTAATTTTATTTATAAATAGAGAAAAATTTAAAATGCTTTTTAAAAAGTTATATAATTTAGGATTTCTGATTTTAAGTATTTCAGCAATTTTATATATTATTATATCTATTAATTTCAATTATCCAGTAAGTGATAAACTAATTTACTTCAATAGATATCTAGACTGGATTTTAACTACACCATTATTAGTAATAATGCTTTATTTCATAGGAATGTATTATGAAAAAACAAACGAAAAAACTATACTTAAAATAGTTATTATAGATGTAATAATGATTTTAAGTGGATTATTATCTGATATATC is a window from the Paraclostridium sordellii genome containing:
- a CDS encoding MATE family efflux transporter; its protein translation is MKNSLSESFTFPALIKFTIPSIVMLVFISLYTIVDGVFVSRFINTDALSAVNIVYPFINVVIAVAVMLATGSSAVIAKKLGENKSKEAKENFTLIIILGLILGILIALLGFIFTKPILYMMGSTENLYNYCLDYFLALLIFVPAFIINLLFQYLTITAGKPNIGLILTIIGGLTNMILDYIFIVPMDMGIAGAALATGMGNLIPSILGTIYFIKKRSILYFVKPKLDLKVILNSCANGSSEMVTNLSTGVTTMLFNIVMMKLLGSDGVAAITIVLYGQFLITSAYIGFSSGVAPIISYNYGNRNKFELKKLIKYSTRFIAMSSVILFLISMFFAPNIVGIFSPKGTKVFEIGYKGFMIFSISFLVTGVNIFASAMFTAFSNGKISATISFLRTFIFIVSGILILPMFLDVNGVWLSVPIAEILSMIISIVFILKYKDIYGYGKETETQKTDKKNPYKDIKEF
- a CDS encoding pentapeptide repeat-containing protein, with translation MKIKIQEPKISNNLVESYDVIDEIFEEERLEEKIIENTTISGVYEVRLTLNSCVFKNVVFENCDFRKLDATDVIFENCNMSNINFADSGMYRVKFVNCKLTGTRFEDSILKDVIFYECLGRYSNFSFAKFKGVTIENSDFQSAVFQEVENYRLNLDFSELSKCTFSGTSLKGVDFTTCNIENCEYKVLDVAGGTFSIAQALELSKLLRITIK
- a CDS encoding bacteriorhodopsin; this encodes MNQSVVFSNYFCAIFMLISTVILFINREKFKMLFKKLYNLGFLILSISAILYIIISINFNYPVSDKLIYFNRYLDWILTTPLLVIMLYFIGMYYEKTNEKTILKIVIIDVIMILSGLLSDISIGPSKYLWILVGSISFLIILYILWGPVEKVASTQGCDIYRVYKILAIWFTVFWIGYPIIWFLGKSGLGIGNRKIFSCLSIVTPAMFKVGFVTYSLKKIKDIINL